In the genome of Neovison vison isolate M4711 chromosome 3, ASM_NN_V1, whole genome shotgun sequence, one region contains:
- the TMEM177 gene encoding transmembrane protein 177, translated as MAGLLWRAAAFVQRHRTGLLVGSCAGLFGAQISYHLFPDPVIQWLYRYWPQGQPAPLSPELGGLFQEVLQDIGVPSGHSYEAFTTFTFQPVSAGFPRLPAGAVVGIPATFLGRTLTKSDHPVVVHGQRVNWQSPAGARLRDALTLSHEAQKFALAKEVVYLESGAAALQALPAPACLAGTWALGVGAKHALGLYGGPMNLRAAFNLVAAVVGFVAYAFSTDSLTHALEGWLDRRTAALSAAYARGGVEFYEKILSGNVALRSVLGSHGEKLYTPSGNIVPRHWFRIKHLPYTTRRDSVLQMWRAALTAGRS; from the coding sequence ATGGCTGGTCTCCTGTGGCGGGCTGCAGCATTTGtgcagaggcacaggacaggcctctTGGTGGGTTCCTGTGCAGGGCTGTTCGGGGCCCAGATCTCATACCACCTCTTCCCAGATCCCGTGATCCAATGGCTGTACCGGTACTGGCCTCAGGGCCAGCCAGCCCCACTCTCCCCAGAGCTGGGGGGGCTCTTCCAAGAGGTGCTCCAGGACATCGGGGTCCCCTCAGGCCATAGCTACGAGGCTTTCACCACGTTCACCTTCCAGCCTGTGAGTGCTGGCTTCCCGCGACTCCCTGCGGGGGCTGTAGTGGGCATCCCAGCCACCTTCCTGGGGAGAACATTGACCAAGAGCGATCACCCAGTGGTGGTGCACGGGCAAAGAGTGAACTGGCAGAGCCCAGCAGGCGCCCGGCTGAGAGATGCCTTGACCCTGTCCCACGAGGCCCAGAAGTTTGCCTTGGCCAAGGAAGTGGTATACCTGGAGAGCGGTGCAGCCGCCCTCCAGGCCCTGCCGGCCCCAGCTTGTCTAGCAGGAACCTGGGCCCTGGGCGTGGGTGCCAAGCATGCACTGGGGCTCTACGGAGGCCCCATGAATTTACGGGCGGCCTTCAACCTGGTGGCAGCAGTGGTGGGCTTCGTGGCCTACGCCTTCTCCACGGACTCTCTCACTCATGCCCTGGAAGGCTGGCTGGACCGTCGCACAGCTGCACTGTCTGCAGCCTATGCCCGGGGGGGCGTGGAGTTCTATGAGAAGATTTTGTCGGGCAATGTAGCCCTGCGCAGTGTCTTGGGCAGTCACGGAGAGAAGCTGTATACGCCCAGCGGGAACATCGTTCCCAGACACTGGTTCCGCATCAAACATTTACCCTACACGACCCGCCGGGACTCCGTGCTGCAGATGTGGAGGGCAGCACTCACCGCAGGCCGTTCCTGA
- the LOC122902733 gene encoding 60S ribosomal protein L17 — translation MVRYSLDPENPTKSCKSRGSNLRVHFKNTRETAQAIKGMHIRKATKYLKDVTLQKQCVPFRRYNGGVGRCAQAKQWGWTQGRWPKKSAEFLLHMLKNAESNAELKGLDVDSLVIEHIQVNKAPKMRRRTYRAHGRINPYMSSPCHIEMILTEKEQIVPKPEEEVAQKKKISQKKLKKQKLMARE, via the coding sequence ATGGTTCGCTATTCGCTTGACCCGGAAAACCCTACGAAATCATGCAAGTCAAGAGGTTCAAATCTCCGTGTTCACTTTAAGAACACACGTGAAACTGCCCAGGCCATCAAGGGTATGCATATCCGAAAAGCCACCAAGTATCTGAAAGACGTCACTTTGCAGAAGCAGTGTGTGCCATTCCGTCGCTACAATGGTGGAGTTGGTAGGTGTGCCCAGGCCAAACAATGGGGCTGGACACAAGGTCGGTGGCCCAAGAAGAGCGCTGAATTTTTACTGCACATGCTTAAGAACGCAGAGAGTAATGCTGAACTTAAGGGTTTAGATGTCGATTCTCTGGTCATTGAGCACATTCAGGTGAACAAAGCCCCCAAGATGCGGCGTAGGACTTACAGGGCTCATGGTCGCATTAACCCATACATGAGCTCTCCCTGCCACATTGAGATGATCCTTACTGAAAAAGAGCAGATTGTTCCTAAACCAGAAGAGGAGGttgcacagaagaaaaagatatcccagaagaaactgaagaaacaaaaacttatggCCCGGGAGTAA